TCCTCTGAGGCACCCACCCGTCGAAGCAGACCTTACTCTAGTTCTGCTGAAAAGTTAAAGAGAGCGCAAAGCAAGCGAAGAGAGGAAGCTCCTGAGGATGTCATTGAGGTTATCGAAGAGGCTGAAACTGAGCTATCTGTCGAGCCGCCcctgaagaggaagaattCCCTCCGAAACTCTAGGCGTAGAAAAAGCCAGAGTCCCCCAGCCGGCACCAAGGCTCGGTCTCGAAATGGACGAGACTCGCCGGAAGTGGTGCCCATTCCCACCTGGCCAACGGCAGAATCCGATGAGGAGTCAGACAGGGTGCCCCCGACAGTCCTTGGCAACAAGTCTTTGGCTGAGATTCCGTTCGGGTACTCGGCATTCAGCGTGCTCGATTTGCCATCGAGTGGCAATCCTGATAGGAGCATTcccaagaagccaaaggcTCAGCGCAACCCCAGTTTCAAGGCGGTGCCAAAGGTGTTCAAGaaggttgttgaaggagcCAAAGAGATCATCCAAGAGAGCCTCgagccaccacggccaccgcCGGCCGCTAACAAACCGGCCAGCATAGAGTCCTGGCTGAACAACACGGTTGATCCTTTTGTCCAGGCTTCGCCAACAACAGAAACAGCAACGGTCGCGGATACACAAATCAGCAGCGAACCGCCCATAAGGGAATCGCGTGAGACACTGGAACCACCGGTAAAGCCCGAAAGTCGACCAGCTGCCGAGAAGCGGCcaaaggaagaagaaaagaaggcgaaggaaaaagaggcagcagcaccggccCCTACACCATCTTCGAAAAGACCAAAGACCCCAAAGTCAGACAGTAGCAAGGGCAAGGCAAGCTCGCAGGGCGAAGACAGCGATGCGACAGCGAAAAAGACGAAATCACCGGTCAACCAGGAGGGTctgaagaggaggcgggCCACCAGAGGAGCTCCAGTTCCTGCGAAATCTGGAGGGAAGAAGCCTCTTAGAGAAATCCTCAAAGATGCCTTCCGCGGTGAATCGGGCGGTTACAAGCTTCCCCCTGCAGTTTATCCCAGCTGTGAGGCTTCCGAGTACGACGATGAGTACTCTGAGTACACGGAATCAGAAGTCAGCACAGAGCGCCCTGGGTCTTCCCACAAGAGGCCTATCTCGGACTACTCGTCATATTACTCGTCCAACTACGACTCACTCTTGTCTTCGGACGTGTCTGCTCAGGAGCCACCACGCAGAAGACCCCCTCCCGTCAATGGCGGCGGGCATGAATTGTCAACTATCATTTCCGAAGAGGCTAGTACCGTGAGCGCGACGGATACCATGTCCGAGATCTCTCACACCACCGTCACGCAAcccacagcaacaccactcACAGAAAGAACTGAGCTCTCTCGTCACCGAAGTCACAGGGGAAGCCGGAAGGGCGGGAGCTTGAAACGCCGCCTCACCAAACATTCGGACATGATATCAGTATTATCACTGCCTGACACGGGCGAAATCGTCCCGCCTAGTCGATCAAGAAGCGTAAAGTCCTCCCGCAGCCTCCACCGCAGGCCAAGCAGGGTGGACAGGGGCAGGATTGACGAGCTCCTAGACGAGTTTGCCGACGATGAGTACTTTTACCAGCGCGAGCTGAAGACCTTGGTGGACGGTGTGATTCCGGTGCTGTTGACACACGTCCTTCGCGGTGACAGCCTCTTTGGCCGTTCCGAGGCTGGCAGGAACAAGGCTGATGCCATGGCCAAGTCTGTGGTCAACATGGGTGTGGTGCTGGAGAAACTCAAGAGCTCCCATAAGCAGGTGCCGCTCGAGAACATTTATCACCTCCTGACGTGGATGGAGGATGTATCGCCGCTTTATGACAGTTATGTTGACGTTTGGCGGCTTGGGTTTCAGGGTCTTATTATCAACCTTGCGCCCAAATTGAAGGGCATGAATGATAATGATTCGCTCTTGAACGCGCTGCCCATTAatgaggatggtgatatTATTggggagaatggggagagggtggatgtGGCGTTTTTGTTGAAGAGGCCCCTGATTCGGCTCAAGTGGATGACGAAATTCCTTAGGGTAAGTTGATACTGCTATATAGCTCTGGTCCTTTCAATTGTGAGAGGTGAGTGGGGGCGAAACTTGTTACTGATGTTGCCATGTCTAGGCTGCTGTGCTTGTCGTTAATACTTCTGACACGGAGCATCTGCTCTCGGTATTCGAGTCCCTCCAGGAAAAGGCTCGCAAGCGGCACCGAGAGGAGAATGCTCGTATCACGGACGAGGATGCAAGAAATACGGACACCACTCGTGCTCGAGACCTGCGCACTCTGATGCCTCTTGATGGGGTGGGCATTGAGCAGACGCGCCAGGTCGCTGCGCTGGATGTGTTCGCGCTCGATCTGGACCATTCTACCGGGCAACGACTCGAGTGTCAAGTTGAGATGATTCACCGAGATAAGCCCGATGTTCCTGCCGATAAAGGAGATGTTTTGATCAGGGAGATTGGCAACGATTCTAGATCGTGGCTACTGTTCCCACCTGTGCCCATGGCGTACATTTCTGCTCGTCCTAGCGAGACGGACCAGGCTCTGGTGGTCATGATTCGTGGAACCCACAATGGAGTGGAGTGGTATGAACTATTGAAGCTATCCACGAACAGTGAGGAGCAAATTACTTTTTGGCTGGATGTTCTGGGAAGCAGCCCCATGCCGCCACTCACTCGCCGGCGGCCAACAAGTGCTGTCATGGGCAGCACTTCGCCCAAGCCAGAAGATATTCCAGTTGGCGAACGCAAGCTTGGGTCTGATAGACCTACCACCCCTTCGCGTTACCGCCCACGAAATGTGGTGGAGTCTCTTCCCACCTCTCCTGCTCATGATGATGCAGATGTGTCGCCTGGGCGGACACCTACCAGAGCCACATTTGCGCAGCATCACCCGCCGGAGGAGAGAGATGAAGCTCGCTGGGAGGGCCCGTCATCCTACGACACCCCAAAAACCTCGAGGCCGGCACCCAACACGACCCCCTTTCGCGAGGATGgcgcccctcctccgcctaTCCACCGGACTCTTAGCAAAAAGTCCAACAAGCTTGCTCCCCCGGTTGATCTCAAGGTCACTCGAGTCAAGCGCCGAGGGTCGTCGCCGCTCAAGCACGAGTATCACCCGTCCGATGTGTCGTCTGACAGCTCGACCGAGGTGAGCGAGGATTCAGagtcttcgtcgtcttccagcgatgagcttgatgaggatgaggtgcCGGACACGATCCCTGGGTACAGCATCAAGACCGCGCCGCAGGTCGCTTCCGTCGAGACGGTGGTGTCGGATGATAATAGCATCACGCCTGATCATTCCGCTTCGCAGGTCGGGGTTTCGAGCCAGGCGGCCGAGAAgcaagagggggaggaggggcagaaaTTTGTGGCTTCTGTCTCGTATTGGTCTTCCAAAAAGGGGATGTGGAAGGATATTGTCAGCGGTGGCATGACGTCTATTGTTGTGCGTCCTGGTGTTATGGAGGTTCACCGGCTGAGCAAGGAGCAATCCAAGGCTTATCCTCTGCAGTCGTCGGGTACTTCAGAGGTGGACATTTCCCACCAGGACGCTGGGAGCAGCGCCCCGCTTATCGCGCTGATTCTTACGCCGGTGGTTATGATCCGCCGCAGCACGGCGCTGGATCTGGAAGTCAGGAGTGTGGCTTCGCCCGAGTCGAGGCTCAAGACTGACAGCACGATGTATCGGTTCCGCGCTGGGACGCAGACGGAAGCGCACAGTTTGTATGAGGCGGTTCACTTGAGCAGGTTGAATAATGCTAGGTACATTCAGCTTGCCGAAGAGGCAAGAGTCAGATCGTTCGGCACGGCGACGGGGGTTcccggggaggggagtgcggatggggacgggagcagcaggagacggAGCTGGTTCGGGAGGAAGAATTCTTACCGGGCGAGCACGCGGGCGCCGAGCGTGTCGCAGCATAGCATGTCGAGCACCATCTCGGCGGGGAGCTTtttgaggaggctgctgggaggggggaacaaTACCTTTAATATTGAGGAGTCGACGTTGGATAAGCCGCCTAGGATGAGCACGGGCACTGTCGGGTACTCGTCTGGTGCTTCTTccggggagggggcgagcACGCCGCCCAGGAGCGTCAACATGTCGTTGTCGGGGTCTGCCTCCCGGGCGTGGTCGACGGGGTTGGCGAAGCCTTTCAGTCCTGATCAGCCGTTGGAGATTCGCTGCCATCTTAATGTGCAGAATAATCGGTGGTTGGACAAGGGGgattgcatcctgcacatCTCGCGCCCGCCTCCGGGAGTCAGGCAGGAGCTTTCGCTTTATCatgggttggagaagaggatCATTGTTACGCATGCGAGCAAGAAGGTGGGGGATAAGCCGTTGATACTGCTGGATGCGGTGCTGGGGAGCAAGTGCTTTAGTCTTTTGGGGAGCAAGGGGGTGATGTGCTCTGTGTGGGAGGACttgagggatgaggaggggaatgtgGGTGTTGCACcgaggatggggggtttgagcGGACGGGTGACGAAGTGGTGTTTTCAGTGTAGGAATAGTCAGCAGGCGGATTGGATCATGTGGCTCGTCacggcggaggtggaggggttggttgtttaGGGGGTGGCGGGCCCTTTTGCCTCTGGGGGTGGTAAAGGGAGTGCGAACAAGGAAAGGGGGAGTGTAGATGGGGCGAGCTTGGGGAGGAGTAGTAGCAGtggtgggggcggtgggAGCATAACGCTTGtggggagtggaggggggagtagtGGTATTACCCTtgttgggagtgggagtgggaatagttcggggaggagggttagTTTGAGCCGGAGtaggagtgggagtgggagtaacaaggggagggaggtgttgctgatggggatgcagaggttgaggggggttaaTAGATGGAGTGTGAATTGGTGAAAGTTAATTACATATtatggggtgggggagggtttaCTTGTTTATAATCATGCTATtcgaaagggggggaggaggcatgCGTGCATGGTGGGTgtgtttggagggggtttatTACGGATTTTTGGGATACCCACATACAGGCAGTCATGAAAGCattaggaggaggggggggggcggtcGGGGTTTCTCTGTTTAGTTTGATGGGCATTGCATGCGTGGCTTACATGAACATACCCGAATCTTTAAAAAAGTTTTTGTTGTATTTTGAGGGTTAAGTTTGCTAGATGTGAGATGGTTGTGATTGTGATTGGGCAAAGTATGGAAGGTAGTTGAGGTAGTCATGAAGTTGAGACGATGATCGAAGTGTTCAAAGTGTCTGAGGTACCTTTTATCGTCTCTCGTATTCAGGACGAAAAAGGGACAAGGCACCGAACAGTTGAAGACAAATAATACCAAGATCTCACTTGCTCAACGAGAACTGATTAACCTGGTCAAAATTACcatcacacaccacaccatgGCTATTAATTACATTACATGACAGGGCATCTCTGTCTGCTTTTTCTGCATCTCAgtccccccccttcaccaccaaataCTAGCCTTGCACATCCTCCCATCCGTCTGCTCGTTCACCTTCCACCTCTCACTCCCCACCGCGTTCCTCGCGTAAAAGAACCCCTCGGGGTCATACCTCAGCTTGATGGCCATCAACCTCGCGTAATTAGTCCCAAAGAACTCCCTCTGGAACCTCGGCTGCTGGAAGTCGGCCTCGTTCATGTACGCGCCCgagttgggggtgatgcTCTCAATCGCGGGCATGATGTCCTCGGTCATGAGCTTCTGGTTGGCAATCATGTCGTTCCACTTGGCAGGGTCAAAGCTCCAATCGGTGGTCAGAGTGGCGTGGACGAGCGTCTTTCTCCAGGCGGGGAGGACGGCGTTGGCCGAGTTGCGGCCAAAGGAGGAGACGTCGGTGCCGACGCCGATGAAGGTGACGCCCTTCTCGGCGATATAGCGCGAGGTCTGGGAGAGCTTGGCGGGGGTCTTGGTGAAGGTGTCGCGGGGGATGAGGCGGCCGCCGTACTGGGCGATGCCGATCTGAATGGCgccgatggggagggggccaaAGTATTGGTCGTAGTGGTCGTAGTAGTTGACCGACTCGGAGTAGGCCGCGTTGAAGTTgacgccgagggaggtgaggttggcgaggaagggggccaTGATGGTCTCGACTTGGGCAGCGGTCTTGTTGTAGGCGGTGACGGGGGCGATCATGAAGAAGTTGGAGGTGAAGTAGTAGACCACCATGGTGCCGGCGTCGACCATGGCGGGGAGGGCGGCGTGGAAGGCGTCGATGCCCTTGTAGAAGGTCtcggtggggttgttggcggcgaagaaggagacgGTGGCACCGCCGACGTAGCTGTCGGGGAAGGTCTTGAGGGTAACGCTGACGACGACGCCGTAGTTTCCAGGGCCACCACCGGAGAGAGCCCAGTAGAGGTCCGAGTTTCTGGTACGGGACGCGGTGAGGAGTTGGCCAGAGGCGGTGACGACCTCCCACTCGAGGGTGTTATCGGCGGAGAGACCGAAAGATGTGCTCAGGGCGGAGTGACCACCACCCTGTGTATAGCCACCAGCAGGGCCGACAGTAGGACATTCACCACCGACAACGATCTGGTTGACCTTGAGGCCTTCGTTGAGAAGGTCAAAGCCTTGGACACCGGCTCCGATCTTGACGGCAGTACCCTTGTAGTACTTGTCATTGTAGTTCTTCCACTCAATGCTCTTCATCTTGTGGGTCCAGACAGACAGAGCACCGGCACCGGTAGACCGGGCAAGGTAGTCATGACCAGTGTTGCGGACGACGAAGCGGATGTTCTTTCTCCTGGCAAAGTTGATGGTAGCAATGATGTCCTGAGCAGTCTCAGCAGCGACTGCATATCTGACATAGTTGCCCAGTGTGCACGGCTTGCCCTGAGCAGTGAAGGGGTCACAGCTCTGGTTGGCAAAGAAAGGGGCCATGATGGAAGCCGAGTCATTCATGCTGCCAGGGGTGTCAGCAGCGTCAGCAGCACGGTGGTTGTTGGACGATCGACTTACTGAATGTCGGGCATCTGCCAGCCATCACGCAATTGTTGACATCTGACGGGGTCGTAGTTGGGATCATGGCAGGCCTGGGCGAGTGGGACCGTGGCGATCAGCTTTCCACCGACTGTCCGGTTGAAGTTGTTCCACTCGTTGGTAGAGGGCCAGCACGAGTCGCCTGGGAAGCAC
The sequence above is a segment of the Podospora pseudocomata strain CBS 415.72m chromosome 2 map unlocalized CBS415.72m_2, whole genome shotgun sequence genome. Coding sequences within it:
- a CDS encoding uncharacterized protein (EggNog:ENOG503Q4NX), with amino-acid sequence MTPPAKEEEEDPSKTPIATAARRHSTPAKPTTTAKTPKSAPATSNNASPQKKKPEPSLLTDFFLGRPSPARLAAMKQRRKSMAADAAHVREELRQEMRAAAVRRLQQPNGVTDRVKAWQKKNAAAMKEAGGPPRAESVASEPTEFAANLPPESVTEEDRERIKWRKKAKKKKPKDDKIEVIEDDDDDNDDDDDGDGEETEKEQQPSGTKAGPSASKPIPAKDAPKKRIISDDHWMKRRQGRSPPRTGAPTTKAEGSPTPIPKDFLQKTAKNPTIQSKIKDWAARVEPPDPGQAPPPIPRVKHYRHKSGATIAVEEDIASMAASEPSFRPKSMSSFDDGIRVKPLNIKKQTNETDDGIRVYPLRKKRDSADEASQPKKKEPDDDGIRVRPKKSDNEEGVRVKPAETKSESSARSKKKEPADDGIRVTPSEGKEDEPKRTKKKDLDDDGIRVRPVTDDEMKHPKKKEPPSVGMRLKPADSLKLKRKKKKVPEDDGIRVRPVESNDDGIRVKPVVRDSSHPDDGIRVPPSEASSSEAPTRRSRPYSSSAEKLKRAQSKRREEAPEDVIEVIEEAETELSVEPPLKRKNSLRNSRRRKSQSPPAGTKARSRNGRDSPEVVPIPTWPTAESDEESDRVPPTVLGNKSLAEIPFGYSAFSVLDLPSSGNPDRSIPKKPKAQRNPSFKAVPKVFKKVVEGAKEIIQESLEPPRPPPAANKPASIESWLNNTVDPFVQASPTTETATVADTQISSEPPIRESRETLEPPVKPESRPAAEKRPKEEEKKAKEKEAAAPAPTPSSKRPKTPKSDSSKGKASSQGEDSDATAKKTKSPVNQEGLKRRRATRGAPVPAKSGGKKPLREILKDAFRGESGGYKLPPAVYPSCEASEYDDEYSEYTESEVSTERPGSSHKRPISDYSSYYSSNYDSLLSSDVSAQEPPRRRPPPVNGGGHELSTIISEEASTVSATDTMSEISHTTVTQPTATPLTERTELSRHRSHRGSRKGGSLKRRLTKHSDMISVLSLPDTGEIVPPSRSRSVKSSRSLHRRPSRVDRGRIDELLDEFADDEYFYQRELKTLVDGVIPVLLTHVLRGDSLFGRSEAGRNKADAMAKSVVNMGVVLEKLKSSHKQVPLENIYHLLTWMEDVSPLYDSYVDVWRLGFQGLIINLAPKLKGMNDNDSLLNALPINEDGDIIGENGERVDVAFLLKRPLIRLKWMTKFLRAAVLVVNTSDTEHLLSVFESLQEKARKRHREENARITDEDARNTDTTRARDLRTLMPLDGVGIEQTRQVAALDVFALDLDHSTGQRLECQVEMIHRDKPDVPADKGDVLIREIGNDSRSWLLFPPVPMAYISARPSETDQALVVMIRGTHNGVEWYELLKLSTNSEEQITFWLDVLGSSPMPPLTRRRPTSAVMGSTSPKPEDIPVGERKLGSDRPTTPSRYRPRNVVESLPTSPAHDDADVSPGRTPTRATFAQHHPPEERDEARWEGPSSYDTPKTSRPAPNTTPFREDGAPPPPIHRTLSKKSNKLAPPVDLKVTRVKRRGSSPLKHEYHPSDVSSDSSTEVSEDSESSSSSSDELDEDEVPDTIPGYSIKTAPQVASVETVVSDDNSITPDHSASQVGVSSQAAEKQEGEEGQKFVASVSYWSSKKGMWKDIVSGGMTSIVVRPGVMEVHRLSKEQSKAYPLQSSGTSEVDISHQDAGSSAPLIALILTPVVMIRRSTALDLEVRSVASPESRLKTDSTMYRFRAGTQTEAHSLYEAVHLSRLNNARYIQLAEEARVRSFGTATGVPGEGSADGDGSSRRRSWFGRKNSYRASTRAPSVSQHSMSSTISAGSFLRRLLGGGNNTFNIEESTLDKPPRMSTGTVGYSSGASSGEGASTPPRSVNMSLSGSASRAWSTGLAKPFSPDQPLEIRCHLNVQNNRWLDKGDCILHISRPPPGVRQELSLYHGLEKRIIVTHASKKVGDKPLILLDAVLGSKCFSLLGSKGVMCSVWEDLRDEEGNVGVAPRMGGLSGRVTKWCFQCRNSQQADWIMWLVTAEVEGLVV
- a CDS encoding uncharacterized protein (CAZy:AA7; COG:C; EggNog:ENOG503NXN6) translates to MKSIFLAAGLLAAGTLAQDDSILGLDPNSATFSLESFLFGPRCKCFPGDSCWPSTNEWNNFNRTVGGKLIATVPLAQACHDPNYDPVRCQQLRDGWQMPDIHMNDSASIMAPFFANQSCDPFTAQGKPCTLGNYVRYAVAAETAQDIIATINFARRKNIRFVVRNTGHDYLARSTGAGALSVWTHKMKSIEWKNYNDKYYKGTAVKIGAGVQGFDLLNEGLKVNQIVVGGECPTVGPAGGYTQGGGHSALSTSFGLSADNTLEWEVVTASGQLLTASRTRNSDLYWALSGGGPGNYGVVVSVTLKTFPDSYVGGATVSFFAANNPTETFYKGIDAFHAALPAMVDAGTMVVYYFTSNFFMIAPVTAYNKTAAQVETIMAPFLANLTSLGVNFNAAYSESVNYYDHYDQYFGPLPIGAIQIGIAQYGGRLIPRDTFTKTPAKLSQTSRYIAEKGVTFIGVGTDVSSFGRNSANAVLPAWRKTLVHATLTTDWSFDPAKWNDMIANQKLMTEDIMPAIESITPNSGAYMNEADFQQPRFQREFFGTNYARLMAIKLRYDPEGFFYARNAVGSERWKVNEQTDGRMCKASIWW